The Jiangella sp. DSM 45060 genome contains the following window.
TGGGCGCACCTCGCCGCGATCTGGGTGGTGACGCTGACGGCGTACGCGTCGGCGTACTGGGTGCTGGTGGCGAACGGGTTCATGCAGCACCCGGTCGGGGCGGAGCCGGGACCGGACGGGCTGCGGCTCACCGACGCCGCGGCCGTGCTGACGAACCCGAGCACGCTGCAGGCGTTCTGGCACGTGCTGGCCGGAGCGCTGGTCACGGCCGGGTTCTTCCTCGCCGGGGTGAGCGCGTGGCACCTGCTGCGGCGCACGCCGGAGCAGGAGTTCTTCGGCCGGTCGCTGCGCATCGGGGTGTTCGTCGCGTCGCCGGCGCTGTTCCTGTCCGCGGCGACCGGCGGGCGGCAGCTGCAGCTGATCGAGGAGATCCAGCCGCACAAGTGGGAGGCGTTCTCCGGCGGCTCCGGGCTGGCGCGGATCGGCGCCCTGCTCATGTTGATGGCGTTCGCGGCGATGTTCTTCTTCTCCTTCCTCAACGTGGCGCTGGCGCTGTCGCGGCGGGTGATCGTCACCGCGCGGGCGTGGCACGTCGCGCTGATCGCGGCGCTCCCGCTGCCGTACGTCGCGATGCTCTCCGGCTGGGTGTTCCGCGAGGTCGGCCGCCAGCCGTGGGTCGTCGACGGGCTGCTGACCACGCGCGACGCG
Protein-coding sequences here:
- a CDS encoding cytochrome ubiquinol oxidase subunit I gives rise to the protein MDVLELARLQFALTAGAHFLFVSLTLGLATVIAVMQTRATVGRSEIHARMTRFWGRLYVTNYAMGILTGLVMEFQLGLSWSGLTHFAGNVVGASLAMETLVAFFVESTFLGLWIFGWDKLNRWAHLAAIWVVTLTAYASAYWVLVANGFMQHPVGAEPGPDGLRLTDAAAVLTNPSTLQAFWHVLAGALVTAGFFLAGVSAWHLLRRTPEQEFFGRSLRIGVFVASPALFLSAATGGRQLQLIEEIQPHKWEAFSGGSGLARIGALLMLMAFAAMFFFSFLNVALALSRRVIVTARAWHVALIAALPLPYVAMLSGWVFREVGRQPWVVDGLLTTRDALSDVSPAAIRFSFVTFVGVFALLIAVNGWLLARQARRGPAPFSSSASSPAAPEVLV